The following coding sequences are from one Aeromicrobium duanguangcaii window:
- a CDS encoding CDGSH iron-sulfur domain-containing protein, whose amino-acid sequence MSRGVDLTVCPNGPLLIRGDLGVRTPDGEVHRTERPVSAVCRCGKSASLPWCDATHQALKTKIDEEGSADE is encoded by the coding sequence ATGAGCCGGGGCGTGGACCTGACGGTGTGCCCGAACGGGCCGCTGCTCATCCGTGGCGACCTGGGGGTGCGCACCCCCGACGGTGAGGTGCACCGGACCGAGCGTCCGGTCAGCGCCGTGTGCCGCTGCGGCAAGTCGGCCTCGCTGCCGTGGTGCGACGCCACGCACCAGGCGCTCAAGACCAAGATCGACGAGGAAGGAAGCGCAGATGAGTGA
- a CDS encoding SDR family NAD(P)-dependent oxidoreductase: MDISGASAIVTGGASGIGAAVVRRLAAAGARVVVADLNDDAGRALASEVGGVFIHVDVTDTEQIATAVGAAEELAPLRVLVNSAGIGWAQRTVGRDGSFESAHDLDAYKKVIAINLIGTFDAIRLAATAMSRTEPLESGERGAICNLASVAAFDGQIGQAAYSSSKGGVVGMTLPVARDLAAVGVRVNTVAPGLIDTPIYGEGEAAEEFKAKLGQSVNFPKRLGQPDELASMVLECVTNSYMNGETVRVDGAIRMPPR, from the coding sequence ATGGACATCAGTGGAGCATCAGCCATCGTCACCGGCGGCGCCTCGGGCATCGGCGCCGCAGTCGTCCGCCGCCTCGCCGCGGCGGGAGCCCGTGTCGTCGTCGCCGACCTCAACGACGACGCCGGACGGGCCCTCGCCTCGGAGGTGGGCGGCGTCTTCATCCACGTCGACGTCACGGACACCGAGCAGATCGCCACCGCCGTCGGCGCCGCCGAGGAGCTGGCGCCGCTGCGCGTGCTGGTGAACTCGGCCGGCATCGGCTGGGCGCAGCGCACCGTCGGCCGCGACGGCAGCTTCGAGTCGGCCCACGACCTCGACGCGTACAAGAAGGTCATCGCGATCAACCTGATCGGCACCTTCGACGCCATCCGACTGGCCGCCACCGCGATGAGCCGCACCGAGCCGCTGGAGTCCGGCGAGCGCGGCGCGATCTGCAACCTCGCCTCCGTGGCGGCGTTCGACGGCCAGATCGGCCAGGCCGCCTACTCCTCCTCGAAGGGCGGCGTGGTGGGCATGACGCTGCCCGTCGCCCGCGACCTCGCAGCCGTCGGCGTGCGGGTCAACACGGTCGCCCCCGGCCTCATCGACACGCCCATCTACGGCGAGGGCGAGGCCGCCGAGGAGTTCAAGGCCAAGCTCGGCCAGTCGGTGAACTTCCCGAAGCGTCTCGGGCAGCCCGACGAGCTCGCCAGCATGGTCCTGGAGTGCGTCACGAACTCGTACATGAACGGCGAGACGGTCCGCGTCGACGGCGCCATCCGGATGCCTCCGCGCTGA
- a CDS encoding acyl-CoA dehydrogenase family protein, with translation MAVERLMPSDEASDLIALTRQIVDDQLRPRVDQAERTATFPRDVFRTLGRAGLLGLPYSEELGGGGQPYEVYLQVVEEIAMAWAAVGVGTSVHALSCFGLDHAGTAEQKQRWLPDMLGGELLGAYCLSEAHAGSDPGAMRTTARREGDEYVIRGAKAWTTHGGQADYYKVMARAEAGITCFLVPADAEGLTADVPEDKMGLMSSTTATMLFDDVRVPVERRLGDEGQGLAIALAGLDSGRLGIAAVATGVAQGALDTAVRYAREREAFGVPIIDHQGLTFVLADMAAAVESARATYLAAARLRDLGRPFSRQASIAKLVATDNAMKVTTDAVQVLGGAGYTKDFPVERYMRETKVMQIFEGTNQIQRLVIGRDLKKRG, from the coding sequence GTGGCCGTGGAGCGTCTGATGCCCAGCGACGAGGCGAGCGACCTGATCGCCCTCACCCGCCAGATCGTCGACGACCAGCTGCGTCCGCGCGTCGACCAGGCCGAGCGCACCGCGACGTTCCCGCGTGACGTCTTCCGAACCCTCGGCCGGGCGGGCCTGCTGGGCCTGCCGTACTCCGAGGAGCTCGGCGGCGGCGGCCAGCCCTACGAGGTCTACCTGCAGGTCGTCGAGGAGATCGCGATGGCGTGGGCCGCCGTCGGTGTGGGCACCAGCGTGCACGCTCTCAGCTGCTTCGGCCTGGACCACGCCGGAACGGCCGAGCAGAAGCAGCGGTGGCTGCCCGACATGCTCGGCGGCGAGCTGCTCGGCGCCTACTGCCTGTCCGAGGCGCACGCCGGCTCCGACCCCGGTGCGATGCGGACGACGGCCCGTCGCGAGGGCGACGAGTACGTGATCCGGGGCGCCAAGGCCTGGACCACCCACGGCGGCCAGGCCGACTACTACAAGGTCATGGCGCGCGCCGAGGCCGGCATCACGTGCTTCCTCGTTCCTGCCGACGCCGAGGGCCTCACTGCCGACGTGCCCGAGGACAAGATGGGCCTGATGAGCTCGACGACGGCGACGATGCTGTTCGACGACGTGCGGGTGCCCGTCGAGCGCCGGCTGGGCGACGAGGGCCAGGGGCTCGCGATCGCGCTGGCGGGGCTCGACTCCGGTCGGCTCGGCATCGCCGCGGTGGCGACAGGCGTGGCGCAGGGGGCGCTCGACACGGCCGTCCGTTACGCCAGGGAGCGTGAGGCGTTCGGCGTGCCGATCATCGACCACCAGGGCCTCACCTTCGTGCTGGCCGACATGGCCGCCGCGGTCGAGAGTGCCCGGGCCACGTACCTGGCGGCGGCGCGGCTGCGCGACCTGGGCCGCCCGTTCTCGCGGCAGGCCTCGATCGCCAAGCTCGTCGCCACCGACAACGCCATGAAGGTCACCACCGATGCCGTCCAGGTGCTCGGTGGCGCCGGCTACACCAAGGACTTCCCGGTCGAGCGGTACATGCGCGAGACGAAGGTGATGCAGATCTTCGAGGGCACGAACCAGATCCAGCGCCTGGTCATCGGGCGCGACCTGAAGAAGCGCGGCTGA
- a CDS encoding SDR family NAD(P)-dependent oxidoreductase, with translation MTNSVAVVTGGSGGVGLAMAKLLARDHHVVLSDSSGERLHRALDELDSSGVSAESIVADVTDRRSVETLLRAAREAGPIASVVHAPSGVARRACPESIVRSRVLGTIHITAATLAVAGFGTTLIHASGHAAPPAPLTSVPRWIFRLAPTDPEGVATALTRLADLGPARWGPGTAHALSGTFVDWYTARMAEVYDACGARLRSVTAEAVLELCRDGLGRPAPVLGEPAA, from the coding sequence GTGACGAACTCGGTGGCAGTCGTGACCGGCGGCTCCGGCGGTGTGGGACTGGCGATGGCCAAGCTCCTGGCCCGCGACCACCACGTCGTCCTGAGCGACAGCAGCGGCGAACGCCTGCACCGCGCCCTGGACGAGCTGGACTCGAGCGGCGTCTCGGCGGAGTCGATCGTCGCGGACGTCACGGATCGCCGCAGCGTCGAGACGCTCCTACGGGCCGCGCGCGAGGCCGGGCCCATCGCCTCGGTCGTGCACGCCCCCTCCGGGGTGGCCCGACGCGCCTGCCCCGAGTCCATCGTCCGGTCGCGGGTCCTGGGCACGATCCACATCACGGCGGCCACCCTGGCGGTGGCCGGCTTCGGCACCACCCTCATCCACGCGTCGGGGCACGCCGCTCCCCCGGCGCCGCTGACATCGGTGCCGCGCTGGATCTTCCGGCTCGCGCCGACGGACCCCGAGGGCGTCGCGACCGCGTTGACCCGGCTGGCCGATCTGGGACCGGCCCGCTGGGGCCCGGGCACGGCGCACGCGCTCAGCGGGACGTTCGTCGACTGGTACACCGCGCGGATGGCGGAGGTCTACGACGCCTGCGGCGCACGCCTGCGCTCGGTGACGGCCGAGGCCGTTCTCGAGCTGTGCCGCGACGGTCTCGGCCGACCGGCGCCCGTCCTGGGCGAGCCGGCGGCCTGA
- a CDS encoding histidine phosphatase family protein codes for MAIVLLVRHGRSTANTSGTLAGRMPDVHLDDTGRDQVAGMGRRLADAPLVEVVTSPLERCRETAAAITEHHDLEAVVDEALTECGYGQWQGRALKDLADEDLWKTVQQHPSAAVFPGGESLAAMQARGVAAIRGHDARIGAAHGPHAVWAAVSHGDVIKAVLADALGMHLDLFQRLHVDPASVSIVHYGTRRPDVVAINTSAGDLAWLKGPAPEADAAVGGGAGRA; via the coding sequence ATGGCTATCGTCCTGCTCGTCCGACACGGACGGTCCACCGCGAACACCTCGGGCACGCTGGCCGGCCGGATGCCGGACGTCCACCTCGATGACACGGGCCGCGACCAGGTCGCCGGCATGGGCCGGCGACTGGCCGACGCGCCCCTGGTCGAGGTCGTCACCAGCCCCCTCGAGCGGTGCCGCGAGACGGCGGCAGCGATCACCGAGCACCACGACCTCGAGGCCGTGGTCGACGAGGCGCTGACCGAGTGCGGCTACGGCCAGTGGCAGGGCCGCGCCCTCAAGGACCTCGCGGACGAGGACCTGTGGAAGACGGTCCAGCAGCACCCCTCCGCAGCCGTTTTCCCCGGGGGCGAGAGCCTCGCGGCGATGCAGGCCCGAGGCGTCGCGGCGATCCGCGGCCACGACGCGCGCATCGGGGCGGCCCACGGTCCGCACGCCGTGTGGGCGGCGGTGTCTCACGGCGACGTCATCAAGGCTGTCCTGGCCGATGCCTTGGGCATGCACCTGGACCTGTTCCAGCGGCTGCACGTCGACCCCGCCTCGGTCTCGATCGTGCACTACGGGACGCGCCGGCCGGACGTCGTGGCGATCAACACCTCGGCCGGTGACCTGGCGTGGCTGAAGGGTCCGGCCCCCGAGGCCGACGCCGCGGTCGGCGGCGGCGCCGGGCGCGCCTGA
- a CDS encoding AMP-binding protein, which produces MMGDLGYKLKVLRRIGLLKAQNPVRLAKAGRKLASWGPGFPSAVAAAAARRPDQLAIIDDKGQLTWRETSNAINRVTQALKDKGFVPGDPIAVLCRNHRHMVVAMVAISQMGGRMLLLNTMASGGQLTELVKRENAKMVILDQEFLSVATDLDRDLLVVAWEDDDTHGLPTLTGLAAGKSAADHDKPEKPGGIVIFTSGTTGLPKGAKRKEPENLEPLLTFFGSIPYEGNSTVVVAAPLFHSWGLLNFGFGLSTVPTYVLRRRFVPEQVIRDVAEYKAKVLVVVPLMMQRLVDADPEVIKNNDVSSLEITASSGSALAGDLATHFMDTFTDSVYNFYGATETGWVTIATPQDLRAAPGTAGTVPWHTVVKVLDENGHELPAGETGVIYVGNSMMFAGYTDGRTKDFRDGLMHSGDLGYFDENGRLFVAGRDDDMVISGGENVFPRELEDALIEHPKVQDVVVTGIADPQWGQSLAAYVVTREGETLTKDEVIDYAKAHVARFAVPRAVMFLDELPRNPTGKVMKRNLPAFETLS; this is translated from the coding sequence ATGATGGGCGACCTCGGATACAAGTTGAAGGTGCTGCGGCGGATCGGGCTGTTGAAGGCCCAGAACCCCGTACGGCTGGCGAAGGCCGGACGCAAGCTCGCCTCATGGGGCCCGGGTTTCCCGTCCGCCGTCGCCGCTGCGGCCGCGCGCCGTCCCGACCAGCTCGCGATCATCGACGACAAGGGCCAGCTGACCTGGCGCGAGACGAGCAACGCGATCAACCGCGTGACGCAGGCACTCAAGGACAAGGGCTTCGTCCCCGGTGACCCCATCGCCGTCCTGTGCCGCAACCACCGCCACATGGTCGTCGCCATGGTCGCGATCAGCCAGATGGGCGGCCGGATGCTGCTGCTCAACACGATGGCCAGTGGCGGCCAGCTGACCGAGCTGGTCAAGCGCGAGAACGCGAAGATGGTCATCCTCGACCAGGAGTTCCTGTCGGTCGCCACCGACCTCGACCGCGACCTGCTCGTCGTGGCGTGGGAGGACGACGACACGCACGGCCTGCCGACCCTCACCGGTCTGGCCGCCGGCAAGTCCGCCGCGGACCACGACAAGCCCGAGAAGCCGGGCGGCATCGTGATCTTCACGTCCGGCACGACCGGTCTGCCGAAGGGCGCCAAGCGCAAGGAGCCCGAGAACCTCGAGCCGCTGCTCACGTTCTTCGGCTCGATCCCCTACGAGGGCAACTCGACCGTCGTCGTGGCGGCGCCGCTGTTCCACTCCTGGGGCCTGTTGAACTTCGGCTTCGGGCTCTCGACCGTCCCGACCTACGTCCTGCGCCGGCGCTTCGTGCCCGAGCAGGTCATCCGGGACGTCGCCGAGTACAAGGCCAAGGTCCTGGTCGTGGTGCCGCTCATGATGCAGCGCCTGGTCGACGCCGACCCCGAGGTCATCAAGAACAACGACGTCTCCAGCCTGGAGATCACGGCGTCCAGCGGATCGGCGCTGGCCGGCGACCTGGCCACCCACTTCATGGACACGTTCACCGACTCGGTCTACAACTTCTACGGCGCGACCGAGACCGGCTGGGTCACGATCGCCACGCCGCAGGACCTGCGGGCCGCGCCCGGCACGGCCGGCACGGTGCCGTGGCACACGGTGGTCAAGGTGCTCGACGAGAACGGCCACGAGCTGCCCGCCGGCGAGACCGGCGTGATCTACGTGGGCAACTCGATGATGTTCGCCGGCTACACCGACGGCCGCACCAAGGACTTCCGCGACGGCCTCATGCACTCGGGCGACCTGGGCTACTTCGACGAGAACGGCCGTCTGTTCGTGGCCGGCCGCGACGACGACATGGTCATCTCCGGTGGCGAGAACGTCTTCCCGCGCGAGCTGGAGGACGCCCTCATCGAGCACCCGAAGGTCCAGGACGTCGTCGTCACCGGCATCGCCGACCCGCAGTGGGGCCAGAGCCTGGCTGCCTACGTCGTGACGCGTGAGGGCGAGACCCTGACCAAGGACGAGGTCATCGACTACGCCAAGGCCCACGTCGCCCGGTTCGCCGTGCCGCGTGCGGTGATGTTCCTCGACGAGCTGCCCCGCAACCCCACGGGCAAGGTCATGAAGCGCAACCTGCCGGCGTTCGAGACGCTGTCCTGA
- a CDS encoding DUF3090 domain-containing protein encodes MAQRVHEFDWPDRLVIGTVGRPGERTFYLQARTGEQLVSALMEKEQSAALAEKLDEVLDELMVQDGNPYSVPAEAPPALDDRDPLDQPVVEQFRVGILSLGFDPSTAQVVIEAFPLVADSPESLLEPEADEPAEVLHVRIPVGAARSFCKRTREVVEAGRPTCPLCFAPMDPEGHVCDLPDGLS; translated from the coding sequence ATGGCGCAACGGGTTCATGAATTCGACTGGCCCGACCGGCTCGTGATCGGCACGGTGGGCCGCCCCGGCGAACGCACCTTCTACCTCCAGGCGCGGACCGGCGAGCAGCTCGTCAGCGCCCTCATGGAGAAGGAGCAGTCGGCTGCCCTGGCCGAGAAGCTCGACGAGGTCCTGGACGAGCTGATGGTGCAGGACGGCAATCCCTACAGCGTCCCGGCCGAGGCGCCGCCCGCACTGGACGACCGGGATCCGCTGGACCAGCCGGTCGTGGAGCAGTTCCGGGTGGGCATCCTCTCGCTGGGCTTCGACCCGTCGACCGCCCAGGTCGTGATCGAGGCGTTCCCGCTGGTCGCGGACTCGCCCGAGTCACTGCTCGAGCCCGAGGCCGACGAGCCCGCCGAGGTGCTGCACGTCAGGATCCCCGTGGGAGCGGCACGCTCGTTCTGCAAGCGCACGCGCGAGGTCGTCGAGGCCGGACGCCCGACGTGTCCGCTGTGCTTCGCCCCCATGGATCCGGAGGGTCACGTCTGCGACCTGCCCGACGGCCTGTCGTGA
- a CDS encoding exonuclease SbcCD subunit D, translating into MKILHTSDWHIGRTFHQHSTAEALASVLDALVDLVREHAVDVVVVAGDVFDSSTPSAAAVEELDRILLALQRTGARVIVTSGNHDSPARLGAKAAFARESGIHVITSPEDHATPVTIDDQHGPVHFYGIAYLEPALIRHRWPDQRLSHQRDAIGFALENIRADLGVRGGRSVVLAHTFVAGADGESCDSERGITSGGVDRVPVPVFDGVTYAALGHIHGRSVLADHVRYSGAPLHLSFSEQDKPRGAWLVTLDADGLGSVDWLDLPVPRRLVTLTGTLDELLSDPDLEVHAEHWVRAILTDVSRPDDPMRRLQHRFPHCAVLDFRPSRVDDAQTPTDPERLRSRTDQEVMADFLAFVRNGEGPDEAEAQLLDELVGQVAGREVAQ; encoded by the coding sequence GTGAAGATCCTCCACACGTCCGACTGGCACATCGGTCGCACGTTCCACCAGCACTCGACCGCCGAGGCCCTCGCCTCGGTGCTCGACGCGCTCGTCGACCTCGTCCGCGAGCACGCGGTCGACGTCGTCGTGGTGGCCGGTGACGTCTTCGACTCGTCCACTCCGTCGGCGGCCGCGGTCGAGGAGCTCGACCGAATCCTGCTCGCCCTGCAGCGCACCGGCGCGCGGGTGATCGTCACCAGCGGCAACCACGACTCGCCCGCCCGGCTGGGCGCCAAGGCCGCCTTCGCGCGCGAGTCCGGCATCCATGTCATCACCTCGCCCGAGGACCACGCCACGCCCGTCACGATCGACGACCAGCACGGGCCCGTGCACTTCTACGGCATCGCCTACCTCGAGCCGGCGCTCATCCGGCACCGGTGGCCCGACCAGAGGCTCTCCCACCAGAGGGACGCCATCGGGTTCGCCCTCGAGAACATCCGCGCCGACCTCGGTGTCCGCGGCGGCCGGTCGGTCGTGCTGGCGCACACCTTCGTGGCCGGCGCCGACGGCGAGTCCTGCGACTCCGAGCGCGGCATCACCTCCGGCGGCGTCGACCGTGTCCCGGTTCCTGTCTTCGACGGCGTCACCTACGCGGCGCTGGGCCACATCCACGGACGCAGCGTCCTGGCGGATCACGTGCGCTACAGCGGCGCGCCCCTGCACCTGTCCTTCTCCGAGCAGGACAAGCCACGCGGGGCGTGGCTCGTGACGCTCGACGCCGACGGGCTCGGCTCGGTCGACTGGCTCGACCTGCCCGTCCCGCGGCGGCTGGTCACCCTCACCGGCACGCTGGACGAGCTGCTCTCCGATCCCGACCTCGAGGTCCACGCCGAGCACTGGGTCCGCGCGATCCTCACCGACGTCTCGCGGCCCGACGACCCGATGCGCCGCCTGCAGCACCGCTTCCCGCACTGTGCCGTCCTGGACTTCCGGCCCAGCCGGGTCGACGACGCCCAGACGCCGACCGACCCCGAGCGGCTCCGGTCCCGCACCGACCAGGAGGTCATGGCCGATTTCCTCGCCTTCGTCCGCAACGGCGAGGGGCCCGACGAGGCCGAGGCGCAGCTGCTCGACGAGCTGGTCGGCCAGGTCGCCGGACGCGAGGTGGCGCAGTGA
- a CDS encoding cysteine hydrolase family protein, giving the protein MRALIVIDLQEDFLNPPPLREQRSAIVRSVQEWTDWARRSDVPIVEVRTVLPQDKSTWALNMREDDQPVVLERTQGAELLAELDLRPDVTILKRRDDAFHGTDLLERLHELDVDELVIAGVVTEACIAMTAASAYANDFLVWIAEGAVTSADEKAHRAALLWLKEQYRQEVVSPEELEQRGSDWM; this is encoded by the coding sequence GTGCGTGCTCTCATCGTGATCGACCTGCAGGAAGACTTCCTCAACCCGCCGCCGCTGCGCGAACAACGCTCCGCGATCGTCCGCTCGGTGCAGGAATGGACCGATTGGGCCCGGCGCAGCGACGTGCCCATCGTCGAGGTCCGGACCGTCCTGCCGCAGGACAAGTCGACGTGGGCGCTCAACATGCGCGAGGACGACCAGCCGGTCGTCCTCGAGCGCACCCAGGGCGCCGAGCTGCTGGCCGAGCTGGACCTGCGACCCGACGTGACGATCCTCAAGCGCCGCGACGACGCCTTCCACGGGACCGACCTGCTGGAGCGACTGCACGAGCTGGACGTCGACGAGCTCGTGATCGCCGGTGTCGTGACCGAGGCCTGCATCGCCATGACGGCCGCGTCGGCCTACGCGAACGACTTCTTGGTGTGGATCGCCGAGGGCGCCGTGACGTCGGCCGACGAGAAGGCCCACCGGGCGGCGCTGCTGTGGCTCAAGGAGCAGTACCGCCAGGAGGTCGTCTCGCCCGAGGAACTCGAGCAGCGCGGCTCCGACTGGATGTGA
- a CDS encoding methyltransferase, whose product MLDVSEPPARSATFGGRGIGYDERVLTPRPWTEGQSLWARELLDEVPAGPVLEICSGAGHIGLLAVSGTDRTLVQVDADLHACVWASRNARSWGISSDIRHGTMSEAVMVDERFALILADPPYLPSDDVTRFPEDPLTAIDGGGDGLDLARQCLDVIERHLVRDGVALLQLRDVEQGRELESDAKQRGLTIAENRRFDGGAVLLLRRTTEGRADGRQAES is encoded by the coding sequence ATGCTCGACGTGTCGGAGCCGCCGGCGCGATCGGCGACGTTCGGGGGCCGGGGGATCGGCTACGACGAGCGAGTCCTCACGCCCCGGCCGTGGACCGAGGGCCAGTCCCTCTGGGCCCGTGAGCTGCTCGACGAGGTGCCCGCCGGCCCGGTGCTCGAGATCTGTTCCGGCGCCGGACACATCGGGCTGCTCGCGGTCAGCGGGACCGACCGCACGCTCGTCCAGGTCGACGCCGACCTGCACGCCTGCGTCTGGGCGTCACGCAACGCCCGGTCGTGGGGCATCTCGAGCGACATCCGCCACGGCACCATGTCCGAGGCGGTCATGGTCGACGAGCGATTCGCGCTGATCCTCGCCGATCCGCCGTACCTGCCGTCCGACGACGTCACCCGGTTCCCGGAGGACCCGCTCACGGCGATCGACGGCGGCGGGGACGGACTGGACCTGGCGCGGCAGTGCCTCGACGTCATTGAGCGGCACCTCGTCCGCGACGGCGTCGCGCTGTTGCAGTTGCGCGATGTCGAGCAGGGCCGTGAACTGGAGTCGGACGCGAAGCAGCGCGGTCTCACGATCGCCGAGAACCGCCGGTTCGACGGCGGAGCGGTCCTGCTGCTGCGACGCACGACGGAAGGAAGAGCCGATGGACGCCAAGCCGAATCTTGA
- a CDS encoding SDR family oxidoreductase, with protein MSEDAGFPAQQQEPPGLTEPMEPRPDHGEESYVGSGRLEGRKALITGGDSGIGRAVAIAYAREGADVAFTYLPEEVEDARETSRLIEEAGRTSLPIEADLRDSATCDRVVAQAHDGLGGLDILVNNAGFQMARDEGLEQMSDERIERTYETNVFALLWLVRAALPHLGRGSCIINNSSIQAYEPSTSLLDYASTKAAINNLTVNLAADLGPRGIRVNAVAPGPIWTPLQPATQPEEKIEQFGSDTPLGRAGQPAELAGAFVFLASEREAGYVSATVLGVTGGKPVF; from the coding sequence ATGAGTGAGGACGCAGGATTCCCCGCCCAGCAGCAGGAGCCCCCGGGTCTGACCGAGCCGATGGAGCCGCGACCCGACCATGGTGAGGAGAGCTACGTCGGCTCGGGGCGTCTCGAGGGCCGCAAGGCGCTCATCACCGGAGGCGACTCCGGCATCGGACGCGCCGTCGCGATCGCGTACGCCCGCGAGGGCGCCGACGTGGCCTTCACGTACCTGCCCGAGGAGGTCGAGGACGCCCGCGAGACGTCCCGTCTGATCGAGGAGGCCGGCCGCACGAGCCTGCCGATCGAGGCCGACCTGCGCGACAGCGCGACGTGCGACCGCGTCGTCGCCCAGGCTCATGACGGCCTCGGCGGACTCGACATCCTGGTCAACAACGCCGGGTTCCAGATGGCGCGCGACGAGGGCCTCGAGCAGATGAGCGACGAGCGCATCGAGCGCACCTACGAGACGAACGTGTTCGCCCTGTTGTGGCTGGTCCGCGCGGCCCTGCCGCACCTGGGACGCGGCTCGTGCATCATCAACAACTCGTCGATCCAGGCGTACGAGCCGTCGACGAGCCTGTTGGACTACGCCTCGACGAAGGCCGCCATCAACAACCTCACGGTGAACCTGGCCGCCGATCTGGGACCGCGTGGCATCCGCGTCAACGCGGTGGCGCCGGGACCCATCTGGACGCCGCTGCAGCCCGCCACCCAGCCCGAGGAGAAGATCGAGCAGTTCGGCTCGGACACCCCGCTGGGCCGTGCCGGGCAGCCGGCCGAGCTGGCCGGGGCGTTCGTGTTCCTGGCCAGTGAGCGCGAGGCCGGCTACGTCTCGGCCACCGTGCTGGGCGTCACCGGCGGAAAGCCCGTCTTCTGA
- a CDS encoding SCO1664 family protein — protein sequence MTLEGDLELEGRVLPASNATFVGRIAGTRVIYKPVAGERPLWDFPGVILAHREIAAHLVSEATGWAVVPPTWWGEGPHGPGMLQVWQDADPDTEAVTLVPAAERPEGWCHVLDGLDAEDRLVSLVHEDSPGLRRMAVFDVLTNNADRKGGHVLAMPDGHRYGVDHGLTFHVEPKLRTVLWGWIGQRLTEDEAAGVQRVRAALGGSLGESLAGLLGEPELDALVQRCDRLAAESVFPAPAGDMPAVPWPPF from the coding sequence GTGACGCTCGAGGGCGACCTCGAGCTCGAGGGCCGGGTCCTCCCCGCGTCCAACGCCACCTTCGTCGGCCGGATCGCCGGCACGCGCGTCATCTACAAGCCGGTCGCCGGGGAGCGTCCCCTGTGGGACTTCCCCGGCGTGATCCTGGCCCACCGCGAGATCGCCGCCCACCTGGTGTCGGAGGCGACGGGGTGGGCCGTCGTCCCGCCGACGTGGTGGGGCGAGGGCCCCCACGGCCCGGGCATGCTGCAGGTCTGGCAGGACGCCGACCCCGACACCGAGGCCGTGACGCTCGTGCCCGCCGCGGAGCGACCCGAGGGCTGGTGCCACGTGCTCGACGGCCTGGACGCCGAGGACCGGCTGGTCTCGCTCGTGCACGAGGACTCCCCGGGCCTGCGCCGCATGGCCGTGTTCGACGTGCTGACCAACAACGCCGACCGCAAGGGCGGACACGTGCTGGCGATGCCCGACGGCCACCGCTACGGCGTCGACCACGGACTGACGTTCCACGTCGAGCCCAAGCTGCGCACCGTGCTGTGGGGCTGGATCGGTCAGCGGCTGACCGAGGACGAGGCCGCCGGCGTGCAGCGGGTCCGTGCCGCCCTCGGCGGCTCGCTCGGGGAGTCCCTGGCGGGGCTGCTGGGCGAGCCCGAGCTCGATGCCCTGGTCCAGCGGTGCGACCGGCTCGCGGCCGAGTCCGTCTTCCCGGCTCCCGCCGGGGACATGCCCGCCGTGCCCTGGCCCCCGTTCTGA